GGACGGGACGACGAGGTACTCTCCAGGTGGAAGGCGGAGTCTTGTGCTCACCTCCCGCATGTTAATGAATGTCTCAGAGCGAGCACATGACTGGTTTCTCAGAAAGAAGTTCTTCTTCAGGTGGACATTCTGGCATCCTTTAAACTGAGGGGAGTGGGACACAATCAATCCATTGACATTTCTTTTTCCATTCATAAATGCAATTCcaatcagaactgtgaggccgacgtgctacccacttatccactgggctgcgtattctaaaatattgcattaaatatccactaacaaacaaaaaaactgacttttgCAGTAAATCTATAGGTGAAGATGTCCAACTTACCTCCTCAGGGATCTGAAACGAtacacaaaagacaaaaaaaaataaaaatcataaatcaAGCACAGATTTTAACAGATTTGTGAACTGAGAACAGAATCAATCGTCATTCCTCTTACCTCATACAGAGCAAAACCAATGGTGTGCATGTCCTGACCATGTCGGCGATATCTGCGTCGGTCTTTCTGCATCAGCGCCACCAGGAAACTACATGCGACCTCATCATCATCAGGGtcgtcatcatcctcctccAGCAGTGTGATTTTATACTGAGGGTTGATCCAGAATGTGTCTAGAAATAGAGGAATTGCTATtgaagtgttgtttttgttcggTAAAACTGAAAGTGTCAGAAAAAGGACTGACTGGGGTGATTCCTGCAGCCTCCGGCAGTACTGCCTCTCCTCCAGGTGCCATTAAACTTGGTGGTGTTCCAGTGACTAAGAGTATCTTCCTTTAAGGCATCAGCCGTCAAGTTGCAGATTTCAAGGCGAGAAAACTGCCTCAGGAATTCACTGAAGGACATCCTGGATTGAAATAAGAACACGCAACATTTTACAATCCACTTCTTTTGTCTAAGACATCGAAGTAGCTTAGTTTAGCGTCAACACTGAATGCAAAGGTCATGAAGGAGGTCCCCCTAAACACCAATAAGACCCCAAACACCAAACACCAGATCTGTTTTTACAGATGTCTTACCAAAAAAGGACTTTGTGGAATTCTAAGAATGTTGTGGTCACTTGAAAATATAAACTTTGGTATCAGGGTCCtaattcttgaaaaataaacacaGGGAACATAAAGAAACACCACAcaaatataatgtatacatCTTCAAACCTGTGAGGAGACTGTGCATTAACCAAATAGCTGAACCATAgcataatattaatatttaatttagtCTGTTTACATGACTTAACCTTTCCATTGTACCTTATTAATCATTTAGgtcatgcaaaaacaaaaaaaaaatcattgccgCTCCTGTCGCACATACCAGAACTCTCCATCTTCCATTTGCAGATGCACATCTCGTTCCGATGGATCAATTTGCTCCCATTCTGAGGAACTAAAGGGAACACACATTTTAATGGTCTCCAGTGGAACATATTGATCACATGATCACATTTCTCCCTCTAGTAGTAGTTTAACTCATTGTACACTGTAAAGACTCACTTATCACTCCAGGCACCTGTCCACTCCACCTGACCCCAAGGATTACGAATTCGGATTAAACGCTCCATTCTACCCCGGTAATCCACCTACATCACAAGGACACAAGTTCACCAATAAATATCATTACGAAACTTGCCCTGAAGTGTCCAATTTAGACATACGTACCTCCTTCAGGCCAGTGACTGAATAGGCATGACCCTTCACCAGCTTCTTAAATGTTACAGCCTCCATGTCAAAGGCACTTGTTATCTATGGAACATATAATTTTGTTTAGGATTTGAtacatatgatatatatatactaacACATTTCACAGTAATGTAATTCtactgaaaatgaaataatttgaaaCTGTTAGCAGTCCCATCATGACATGCACTGttgctacatttttttgtaacataTTTAACTTTCTATTGCTAAAAGGGACTACTTTTTTGtcatctataaaaactgaactaAAAAGCCTCATCCACATATTAtctggacatcacattttgtgtCATGTGGGCCAGAATATTCATATTTGGTATAGTATAAATGGAACGTGATTGAAAATAATGAGATAACACACTTACATCAATAGAGCAACCCAACAAGGAGCCTCTATCCAAAGCTTTGCTGATGATCTTGTACAGATCTCTAGGGGCTTTGCTGAGTTCATAACTCTCCGAGACCCCACCCGTGAAGTCCTCAAAACCTTCAGTGGTGCTTCCCCCAGACAAAGCTTCATACGTGCCATTCAGCCTGAATAGAAATATATCCTCTTCAGCAATATTGACGGGAAACTACATCACTTGCACATGTCAGAGATTTACACTAGACTCTTATAGTACATGCACTCAGCTCCATAATTTATTACCAAAGCTTAGCAGCATTCAAAACTACCTACTTGGCATAAGCTTTCTCCAACAGTGCACTCCAGAATTCATTGCCCTCAGCAGAATGCACAAACATCAGTTCGCCATCTTTGACGGGAAGTCGATCGTCTATAACGATATCTACCCAATCGCCAAATTGCCAGAACTAAAACACAGGAACATAACATCATCAGTTAAACAGGAAGGTCAAAACATGCAGACATGTCCTTCAAAGTACCTGGAAGTGGAAAATTCCCGCGTAGTCATCGTCAAAGGACTGCCCGTGTGGGACAACCCGATGAAGCAGTTTTTCATTAAGGGTTAGGGAAGCGATGGCTGCCAAAAGCCAGCAATCCCCTGaattggaagaagaagaaagatgcATTTGGACGTGCAAGGCATAAGAATGTaagaaaatgtccaattttttcAAACCAGTAATGTTAGATTGAGTTATCTCATTAAACTAGTACGCATTGTAGCATTTTCTTCACAAGTGTGCTTTTCAACAAATTTAggaaaattcaatttttcagAACAAAGCATCCACTTTTATGCCATACAGCATATATACACTATTTAATGTATAGGTCATTTTACGATaagaaatgaatacaaataaattatCAAGATGTTCATTGCACTTTGCGTAATGCTTTTGATGGGAAACAGAACACCATTAGTGgttcaatttaaaaaggagCATCCTTAACAACCATCAGGAAATCCCGAGGACAGTCTGATGTAATTGAATCATCTTGCAGAAGCATTAGGTTTTGGTAGGCAATTAGAGCAAAGTTTACGCACCCAACGCTCCCTGGCAGATGTCCGTCCTGGTGGCACCACCCACAATGAATTGAGGCTGATTCACCAGATCCTTATGTAAAAGAAACAAGATAGAACAAGTTCACTCTTTGAGATTCATTTCATAGGCTAATTAAGACTTAAATCCCAGTAGGCTATAAAGACATTTCCTGCATTGAGGCTATGGGGGAGTAACCCAGTAAACAAATGTCCTGAATGTGCAATAGAATGCAGACAGCTGCAGTGGTTGAGCAGTCCCCTGCCATGACTTGTCCAATTCTGTTTGCATTTctagatgtaaaaaaatatgtcacaGATATGTCATCTGCGGTGTTTACATTCCAGTCATCACCACAAACACTCGTTTCTGCGAAACTAAACATAGACATTCATGAACAAAGCGAGGTTGCCATCTAAgcaataacacaaaccatataCAGTCATTTTCACTTTGCATCACAGAagcatcagaaaaaaatcataaatgtgGACATGAACATTTCACAAATATTGACTTTGAACTGCCCTACTCTGCAATAAAATGAAGGATTAATTTTGACTTACTACTATTTATGAAGCTAATTAATATGTCTAAGACAaaacttaagaaaaaaataatgtaaacattTGGGCAAGTGGCAACAATAGTGGAACAAATAGTTGCATTTGACAAATGATCTCACCGTGGGTCTCATCCACTCAACATCTCTGGTTTTAGCAGAATGGGGGGCAAGCTCCTTGAAGCCCAGCGAAGGGGGCTCGGCAGGGAAACAAGGGTCTTCGAAAAGGCATCCGGACTCAATGCACTCTTGCTTTAGAGCCTCGTAGTCCTGGTTGGCAAAGTGCACCGCCTGCTCGTTGGAGCCCATGCCTTCTGCTCGCAGTCTGTTGGCGTTTATCTTTGCGGATATCCCTCCAATAGGATACATACTGGTACAAGATAAAAATATAGGAGTGGGTGGTGCAGCATTGAACTATTTTTAGCATCAGTGACACACACGTGTCAAAGAGTACAGTGACGAGTGGCAGGAACCAAGGTATAAAAAAGTTGAAGTGCATTGTTCTGTCTATTAGATGTACACCTGAAGTAGATGGACCAAATTTGGGGGGTCTTAGCTCCAATGGGACTCCATAATGgatgaagaaaatgtgtcattGATTCATTGGAAGGGCGTAGTTTGATAATGCATCACAAAAGGGAAGTTCTATTACAAAATTTGCATTTCAGCCATTTATAATTAGAGTTGAACCTCTAAAGTAGAATGTCATTGagctttaagttttttttttctatttgttgatTGTTCCTTTTCATCATACTTATGTTAACATTAGTTTATAGGGCAACAAATGGTTAAATAGATTATCTTGCAATTGCTATCTGGTCATGAAGGGCTGAACAACAAcgcaaaatgtttgatttttctCCCACTTTGTCACTaaaatcatgaaatattttGGTAAATTGCCAAGTTACTAAGGAGGTCCATTGTGAGAACTTATGACAGTGTAATAATTCAAAAGATACATGCAGGGGAAATGAAACTACTAAAATCAAGACCAGACAGGAAAACAAAGCACtgtcatcattaaaaaaaaaaaaaaaaaaaggttagtaACGTGATACCTGATGTGCAGACAGGCTGAGTTGGATAGCGAcacaaaaagaaggaaaaacatttgtcaaTCATGGAATACATACAGAcaaatggcctttttttctgtatagaATTTCGATGACACTGAGCTGCCGAACATGCAGGCCCGCCCAACAGACGCACTGATGCACTTTAGTTAATGActgcacttattttttttcttgaacacATTTGACAGCTCAGTGTTGGAAAAGGTTCAGGTATCTCCTAGGACCAGATAATAGCACTGTGTGGCAAAAAGCCCACCGCTTGTGGCTATTAGTTACTCCTTGGCAAATGTGGTTCCCAATCAGTACTTTTTCACTTTTGTGCTACTCCGAGGGCCTGTACGCATTCCAGCCATTGGTGGTGAGCTAATGTGTAGATGGAATGAGTAAGCCACCTAAAATGGAAGACAAAAGCTGTGGTTTTGGTGAAATGgttccttttttaaaagatgagaATTAATTTCAAACCTAGTTAAGACATGCAGGCATGCAAGGAACTGTAAGGCCTTGTTCAGATCGGCAATTTAAATCAGATTTTAGTGCATCCAGATTGAAATTGGATGGTTCTTTTGTAACTTGGACAGTCAGAAAGCGTAGAAATATGAATTTTGCAATCATTTCATATTCAATTTGGACACAATGCTTCTCAGTCTGAACAGTTCAGATACTTTTGGACTATCCATGACGTAACTCTATGCCGGATGACACTTGACCGGTCAGATGGGTCAATCATGTGTCCAAGTCTGAACATGTccagcttgaaaaaaaaaatggatttgaataTGACTGGAATCTGATATGCCTGCAGTCTGAACATGGCCCAAGACAGTATGAGCCGAATTGCATCTCATAGCTCAAATAATGATTAGTCACtgacccaagtgaggataacCTGTCCATAAAATGAATGACCAAGTATTGCCAATTCAATAACGGATCacatcaacaaaataaataccacATTGTTACAGGGATGGTGGAAATATAGTGTTGAGTTACTTGTTAGGGGGACATCCAGGTTTATTTGCCATATGAAATCATCTTTTGGCTTGCTCTGGCCCCGCCCCCTGCTATTGCCCAATACTTGTATTCTGCTACATGAACATTCTTGTGGCTTTTAGCCTGCTTAATAACGAACTGTACAACTCTGAAAAAAGCTGATCGATGCATTTCTATGCTAAGTGGTGGCATGAAAGGGCCTCAACCTTTgtcgaaagtggcaataatgcTCTCGTTTGCAGCATTGTGGCGAGGAATCCCATTTCTGTCATGGGGCACCTGTTCGCAAGGCCTGTATGTAGTACTTGCTTATAATTGAAATGCTACACACAGTATTTTTTGGATGCGAAAACACATGCAGACGTGACGTAACTGGTCGACCCTCAACGCCCCACCATACGAAAAATCTTTTAAAGGACCTCCATTTGCAGTCTGATAAACAAGCCACAAAAGCTGGGCGAGCTCATCGTTAGCTGCAAATGAAATACAGAGCATGCACTTGTGTACATGACATGAAAATAAGCACATCAAAAAGACTCACCACCGATTTAAAAAGCAATGACGTCCTCCTCTTTCCGAGTGGATGGGTgctaattgattaaaataacgtGAAGTGAAGACTAGCGATTCAGAAAACAAGAGTCCAGCCCTctcactcacgcacacacacacacacccactcccATACACGAGTATACTGCAATAGGAGGGGCTACGCAAGTCACGCCCCCAGGCAGGCATCTGCTGCACTACACATATATTACCACACGATTCGCTGTTCTGCCGAAGAATAGTCGTGAGTTGTGTGGTCCTGATGTTATAAAACACTGAATAATGGAATTGACATTCCCTGAGACAAAGTAAATATAAATAGGTTTCAAATGACAGCTCACCCTCCAGACAGCAATTGGTTTTGCCATCTATTGCTCTCAGTCTTCTCGTCAAAACAAGCTTCAACCAGGTAACTTCATGGCCCCCTATGGGACAAAATAAGAAACAGTCAATATCATGCTGAACTTGTAGATGACCATTTCAGTCCACTGGAGGAAGACATTGATGCAGAAACTGAAGCTGTAAGAAGAAGAGTGATGATACTGtaaggcagtgcttctcaattattttctgttaggccccccctagcaagaagaaaactattcgcgcccccccccacttcccaccgtgactataaataaaatcattttataaaagtgttataggtacaacatgtgaaatgttgcactctcacaaacatgacagaagtaacaatgagagcgccactgccagctactgttgtggatgcgcaattacactttatactagtactgccaaataaaatcctgttccccagggttacacgcgcccccccaggtatcgcaccgcgccccccccccccccccagggggcgcgccccactatttgagaagcactgctgtAAGGTAATTCATACAATGTAAATATGTTATGGATTCACAACAATCTGGAGAACTTCCATCTTTCTTGTGCTTAACAGGTGGACCTATCAGAAAGTGATGTGGATAATATAATTTGTCATATTTGCATGATACTACACCAGGCCAACAAGCATTAAAGTATTCTAATAAATTCATTTGTCATCATGTCTCTTTTGTTATGTTAGTAGGGGATGTTGTTAAAGTTATTTTAGACTTAATATTGACTTTATACTCATCAGCGTGCTGactcatttgtgtttttgagcaGGGAGTAGACACCCGGATAAAACCGGATAAACTGGCCTGGGGAATAGAAGCATGGGAGTAGtttcaaaaaaagtcaatttgggCTTATGTGCGACACCCTGTGGGATCTCAAGTAATCCACGTTTGCTGACAAGGGCATGAAcagcttttaaaaaattgatgtCAAGCAAGGCTTGTGTTGTTTCCACATGTTTTCTCTGGACAAGGCCAAATCAGGATGAAAGGCTTTTAATTAAGGAAACAGAAGCACAAAACACAGTGGCCTGAAACAACATCCTGAAAACTTGTAAAACACAAGTTCACATTGTTTCCTCTGAAAAGCCCCTACAAATAATCCTCCTCCGCCCGTGTACTTGACAAATGTGCTTAACACCACTCCGACGTGGCACAGAACCAACAAGGGTGTGGCCTCACCTTATTGTATAGACACGCACCTGTGACAGTCACTCAGCCTAGAGCAGGAGCGCCTGAGAAGACTTTGAAAATGTCTGGAATTGCAGTCAAGCTACAGCACCACCGAGATAAATTGCAGGGGATTGGAACCAATGCGCAGGCAGTGCCGTACCTCAACCAGGAATACGAGTCTCTGAAACGAAGCTGCCTGGAGAGAGGACGCCTCTTTGAGGATGAAAGCTTTGAGCCACTTCCTGCATCTTTGGGCTTCAACGAACTTGGACCCGGATCCCACAAGGTTCGAGGCATCAAGTGGTTAAGACCCAAGGTGTGTACATACAAACAAATTCCTCCTCCCCCATAGCTTTTGTTAATAATGTTTGCATAGCTTACTAATTGCAACCTCGGACATTTCAGCATCTTCTCTATGTTAAACTACCCAAATGTTGCAAATTATGTTAAACTGCCCAAAGGTTGCACATTATGTTAAACTACCCAAAGGTTGCACATTATGTTAAACTACCCAAAGGTTGCACATTACAGTTTTAGATGTGTCTAAGAAAGGGAAATTGCTTTGTTTCTCTCTTAACTCAAAATGCCGGATATGTCACAGACCATATTAACAAatatttcctttgtttttgttttaggaaaTTGTTTCCAATCCCAAATTTATTCTGGAAGATGCAACCAGGACTGATATTTGTCAGG
The nucleotide sequence above comes from Stigmatopora nigra isolate UIUO_SnigA chromosome 12, RoL_Snig_1.1, whole genome shotgun sequence. Encoded proteins:
- the LOC144204977 gene encoding calpain-1 catalytic subunit-like, which produces MYPIGGISAKINANRLRAEGMGSNEQAVHFANQDYEALKQECIESGCLFEDPCFPAEPPSLGFKELAPHSAKTRDVEWMRPTDLVNQPQFIVGGATRTDICQGALGDCWLLAAIASLTLNEKLLHRVVPHGQSFDDDYAGIFHFQFWQFGDWVDIVIDDRLPVKDGELMFVHSAEGNEFWSALLEKAYAKLNGTYEALSGGSTTEGFEDFTGGVSESYELSKAPRDLYKIISKALDRGSLLGCSIDITSAFDMEAVTFKKLVKGHAYSVTGLKEVDYRGRMERLIRIRNPWGQVEWTGAWSDNSSEWEQIDPSERDVHLQMEDGEFWMSFSEFLRQFSRLEICNLTADALKEDTLSHWNTTKFNGTWRRGSTAGGCRNHPNTFWINPQYKITLLEEDDDDPDDDEVACSFLVALMQKDRRRYRRHGQDMHTIGFALYEIPEEFKGCQNVHLKKNFFLRNQSCARSETFINMREVSTRLRLPPGEYLVVPSTFEPGKEADFVLRVFTEKQSETEELDDEISADLEEEEELNEDSIDESFKSMFAQLAGEDMEISIRELQTILNRVVSRHKDLKTDGFSMESCRTMVNLMDKDGSARLGVVEFQILWNKIRKWLLVFRQFDLDKSGAMSSYEMRLAVEAAGFKLNNRLNEILVARYAENEMIDFDNFICCLVKMEAMFRSFMQFDKESTGVAELSLIEWLYLTMCG